Proteins from a single region of Cryptococcus neoformans var. neoformans JEC21 chromosome 6 sequence:
- a CDS encoding maltose porter, putative produces the protein MESYDVFLIGNFVALPAFRDRFGIFDEATGGYVIATKWQSALQMSGQLGALIGVFLAGPLTSRIGYRWATLVGLMLMNATIFVSFFANSLPLFFTGQLLEGIPWGIFIANAPAYCSEIVPMRLRAPATQVLQMFWAIGSIVVGAVTYRYNTRPDTAAYKIPLALQWMFPTPLAILMFLAPESPWWLVRKGRLDQAARSVERLGRKSRLNAGEVVAMMRRVIDLETSTSAPGYIELFRKTDLRRTLIVCGIYGAQNLAGNLIANQAVYFFEQAGIKTNLAFALGLITSALQMVFVMASWFLTTYFGRRTLYLWGTGVNTALLIALGVAASCGTSTAASYAQASLGLIISVLFTFAAAPVSWVVIGETSAIRLRPLTTGIGRATYYIVEIPCIFLASYMLNPTGGNLGGKCGYVWGATGLFCFVVAFFCLPEMKGRSYREIDLLFKRHTPARKFATTEIGVEDDE, from the exons ATGGAATCCTACGATGTATTCCTCATTGGAAACTTCGTGGCCCTTCCCGCCTTCAGAGACCGGTTCGGTATATTTGACGAAGCGACTGGCGGTTATGTCATAGCGACTAAGTGGCAGTCGGCGCTTCAGATGTCCGGGCAGCTTGGTGCGCTCATTGGCGTTTTCCTTGCAGGTCCCCTCACTAGCCGTATTGGATACCGTTGGGCGACTTTGGTTGGCCTCATGCTCATGAACGCGACCATCTTTGTTTCATTCTTTGCCAACTCGctcccactcttcttcactggTCAGCTCCTTGAAGGCATACCATGGGGCATTTTCATCGCCAATGCCCCTGCATATTGCAGCGAGATTGTCCCCATGCGCTTGCGTGCCCCTGCTACACAGGTCCTGCAAATGTTCTGGGCAATCGGCAGTATCGTCGTCGGTGCTGTCACTTACAGGTACAACACCAGGCCCGACACTGCTGCCTACAA AATACCACTCGCGCTTCAATGGATGTTCCCCACTCCACTCGCTATCCTCATGTTTCTTGCGCCCGAGTCACCTTGGTGGCTTGTCCGAAAGGGACGTCTCGACCAAGCGGCACGCTCGGTAGAACGTCTAGGACGCAAATCGAGGCTCAACGCGGGTGAGGTTGTGGCTATGATGCGACGTGTTATCGACTTGGAGACGTCCACCTCTGCGCCCGGTTACATAGAATTGTTCAGAAAGACAGACCTCCGACGTACCCTCATTGTGTGCGGTATCTATGGAGCACAGAATCTTGCCGGCAACCTTATCGCTAACCAGGCCGTTTACTTCTTTGAGC AGGCCGGCATCAAGACCAACCTTGCGTTTGCTTTGGGCCTTATCACCTCGGCCTTGCAGATGGTCTTCGTTATGGCTTCATGGTTTCTTACAACTTATTTTGGCCGACGTACCCTCTACCTATGGGGCACAGGTGTCAATACCGCCCTGCTTATTGCCCTGGGGGTTGCCGCCTCGTGCGGCACTTCAACTGCGGCTTCGTATGCCCAGGCGAGCTTAggcctcatcatctctgtTTTGTTCACCTTCGCCGCAGCGCCCGTCTCGTGGGTCGTCATTGGAGAAACGTCGGCTATCCGGCTCCGACCCCTCACAACAGGAATCGGGCGAGCTACATATTACATCGTTGAGATACCTTGCATTTTCC TCGCTTCGTACATGCTTAATCCCACTGGCGGAAATC TTGGCGGGAAGTGTGGCTATGTGTGGGGTGCGACTGGATTATTTTGCTTCGTCGTCGCGTTCTTTTGCCTGCCTGAGATGAAGGGTCGATCCTACCGCGAGATCGACCTTCTGTTCAAGCGTCACACGCCGGCTCGTAAGTTTGCAACAACGGAAATTGGAGTAGAGGACGATGAGTAG
- a CDS encoding mitochondrion protein, putative, with product MSLSRTFLRQLRPASSSRVVLRSFSSSRSTFSETPAGDAPVNPKIAPIVDSISSLSLLEVSELVTALKTKLNITEISLPAASSPASAAASSTSSEAPVEEKPKEKTIFTVKLEKFDAAAKAKIIREVKALMPNMNLVEAKKFVESVPQTLKENIPKEDAEKLQKTLQDLGATVSLI from the exons ATGAGC CTTTCACGAACTTTCCTCCGTCAACTCCGGcccgcctcttcttctcgagtCGTCCTCCgatccttctccagctcccGATCCACTTTCTCCGAGACCCCTGCTGGCGACGCCCCAGTTAACCCAAAGATTGCCCCCATAGTTGACAGCATCTCTTCTCTGAGCTTATTGGAGGTTTCAGAACTTGTTACTGCCCTTAAG ACGAAACTCAACATTACTGAAATTTCCCTCCCTGCTGCCTCTTCCCCCGCCTCCGCTGCTGCTTCCTCGACATCGTCCGAAGCCCCTGTTGAAGAGAagcccaaggagaagacaaTTTTCACCGTCAAGCTCGAGAAATTCGATGCGGCCGCTAAGGCGAAGATCATCAGGGAGGTCAAGGCTCTCATGCCTAATATGAACTTGGTTGAG GCTAAGAAGTTCGTCGAATCCGTTCCCCAAACCCTTAAAGAAAACATTCCCAAAGAAGACGCCGAAAAGCTTCAAAAGACTCTGCAAGATTTGGGTGCCACCGTCTCTCTGATCTAA